In the genome of Augochlora pura isolate Apur16 chromosome 8, APUR_v2.2.1, whole genome shotgun sequence, one region contains:
- the Ubl gene encoding ubiquitin-like protein 5: MLEITCNDRLGKKVRVKCNPDDTIGDLKKLIAAQTGTHWEKIVLKKWYTIFKDHIKLQDYEIHDGMNLELYYQ; this comes from the exons atgttagaaataacATGCAATGATCGTCTTGGAAAAAAGGTTAGAGTCAAATGTAATCCAGATGATACGATAggcgatttaaaaaaattaatagctGCCCAGACTGGAACACATtgggaaaaaattgttttaaagaaatggtATACCATTTTCAAGGATCACATAAAGTTACAAGATT atGAAATCCATGATGGAATGAATTTAGAactatattatcaataa